The following coding sequences are from one Achromobacter sp. B7 window:
- a CDS encoding c-type cytochrome, whose translation MKRVLSRMLVASGLLLGASAFSTPSFAADGAAGPAKPDAAKGGQLFDQGDASRGIIACASCHGAAGNSTIPVNPNLAAQPHEYLAKQLADFQIKQGAKLPVRNGAGGNPTPMTAMAQNLTPADMQNIALYLAQQPLKEPATAGQEKLVDLGQKIWRGGLPERNVPACAACHSANGAGMPSQYPRLSGQFPMYIEEQLKLFRSGDRKNEIMFAIADRMSDADIKAVSDYAAGLR comes from the coding sequence ATGAAGCGTGTGCTGTCCCGGATGTTGGTTGCGAGCGGGCTGTTGCTCGGCGCCTCCGCCTTCTCTACACCCAGTTTCGCCGCCGACGGCGCAGCGGGCCCGGCCAAGCCAGATGCCGCCAAAGGCGGTCAGCTGTTTGACCAGGGCGACGCCTCGCGGGGCATCATTGCCTGTGCGTCCTGTCATGGCGCGGCGGGCAATAGCACCATCCCGGTGAACCCCAACCTGGCCGCGCAACCCCACGAATACCTGGCCAAGCAACTGGCCGACTTCCAGATCAAGCAGGGCGCCAAGCTGCCCGTGCGCAATGGCGCGGGGGGCAATCCGACCCCGATGACGGCCATGGCGCAGAACCTGACGCCGGCCGACATGCAGAACATTGCGCTGTACCTGGCGCAACAACCCCTGAAAGAACCCGCCACGGCGGGCCAGGAAAAGTTGGTCGACCTGGGTCAGAAGATCTGGCGCGGCGGCTTGCCGGAGCGCAATGTGCCGGCCTGCGCGGCGTGCCACTCTGCAAACGGCGCGGGCATGCCCAGCCAGTACCCCCGCTTGTCGGGGCAGTTCCCCATGTACATCGAAGAGCAGCTCAAGCTGTTCCGCAGCGGCGACCGCAAGAACGAAATCATGTTCGCGATCGCAGACCGCATGTCGGACGCCGATATCAAGGCCGTGTCCGACTACGCAGCGGGCTTGCGGTAG
- a CDS encoding DMT family transporter encodes MFVMATWGLNIVSIKYLTQHMDIQALAAVRIVVAFITVTLIIKARRGRVPKLGRVELGWVALAGFLVVYAHQVALVSGLRFSSAANGTLIMATSPLLSALLAALFYREKLTLVRICGALLGLLGVGMVVAGSGAQFGLNGWGDAVVFVAVLVFVFGGLVIQRMSRTMDPLGMLWYMYLAGGLMLVAHALVTPSSYQTDTWQMTWWPWLVLLFSAVIASGVSNIIWNAGIARLGISRAALFVNWLPIFGLLFASLFLDEHVTLTHVLGLACVLGGTWLGLRRTTPAPDPKSA; translated from the coding sequence ATGTTCGTCATGGCCACATGGGGCCTGAACATCGTCTCCATCAAGTACCTCACGCAGCACATGGATATCCAGGCGCTTGCCGCCGTGCGGATCGTGGTTGCGTTCATCACCGTCACCCTCATCATCAAGGCCCGCCGTGGCCGCGTGCCCAAGCTGGGCCGCGTGGAATTGGGCTGGGTGGCGCTGGCGGGCTTTCTGGTGGTCTACGCGCACCAGGTGGCGCTGGTCTCCGGGCTGCGCTTTTCTTCCGCCGCCAACGGCACGCTGATCATGGCCACCAGCCCCTTGTTGTCGGCACTGCTGGCCGCGCTGTTCTATCGCGAAAAACTGACCCTGGTACGCATCTGCGGCGCTCTGCTCGGGCTGCTGGGCGTGGGCATGGTGGTGGCCGGCAGCGGTGCCCAATTCGGGCTTAATGGCTGGGGCGACGCGGTGGTATTCGTGGCCGTGCTGGTGTTCGTGTTCGGCGGCCTGGTGATCCAGCGCATGTCGCGCACGATGGACCCGCTGGGCATGCTTTGGTACATGTACCTGGCAGGCGGGCTGATGCTGGTGGCGCACGCGTTGGTGACGCCGTCTTCTTACCAGACCGACACCTGGCAGATGACCTGGTGGCCGTGGCTGGTGCTGCTGTTTTCAGCGGTGATTGCCTCGGGCGTCAGCAACATCATCTGGAACGCCGGCATCGCGCGGCTGGGCATCAGCCGCGCCGCCTTGTTCGTGAACTGGCTGCCGATATTCGGGCTGTTGTTCGCCTCGCTGTTTCTGGATGAACACGTCACCTTGACCCATGTGTTGGGGCTGGCCTGCGTGCTCGGGGGAACGTGGCTGGGACTGCGCCGGACCACGCCGGCGCCTGACCCTAAAAGTGCTTAG
- the yihA gene encoding ribosome biogenesis GTP-binding protein YihA/YsxC codes for MSLLHRASFLTSAARLDQLPAAGAPEVCFVGRSNAGKSTAINVLCNQRRLAFSSKTPGRTRLINMFGLPDPLDPEGHIGFLVDLPGYGYASVARNEKEKWADILGGYLRDRESLAGIVLLIDIRRGVTELDRRLANFIAPTGRPVLALLTKADKLPYGQRMRTVFSVRKDLADIGALHTIPFSAPERIGLEEAGAHIENWISPKVES; via the coding sequence GTGTCCCTCCTACATCGCGCCTCCTTCCTTACCTCGGCAGCTCGCCTCGACCAGTTGCCGGCCGCCGGCGCTCCCGAGGTCTGCTTTGTCGGCCGCTCCAACGCCGGCAAATCCACGGCCATCAACGTGCTGTGCAACCAGCGCCGTCTTGCGTTTTCCAGCAAGACGCCGGGCCGCACGCGCTTGATCAACATGTTCGGCTTGCCCGACCCGCTGGATCCGGAAGGCCACATCGGTTTTCTCGTTGACTTGCCCGGCTACGGCTATGCGTCCGTGGCGCGCAACGAAAAAGAAAAATGGGCGGACATTCTTGGCGGCTACCTGCGCGACCGCGAGTCGCTTGCGGGCATCGTGCTGCTGATCGATATCCGCCGCGGCGTCACCGAGCTTGACCGCCGCTTGGCCAACTTCATCGCCCCCACCGGCCGCCCCGTGCTGGCGCTGCTGACCAAGGCCGACAAGCTGCCCTATGGCCAGCGCATGCGCACCGTGTTCTCGGTCCGCAAGGACCTGGCCGACATCGGCGCCCTGCACACCATCCCGTTTTCGGCGCCCGAGCGCATCGGGCTGGAAGAAGCGGGCGCCCACATTGAGAATTGGATTTCCCCGAAGGTCGAATCATGA
- a CDS encoding cytochrome c biogenesis protein ResB, translating to MNSTRTHTRPSLRSLPGDFFELLGSMRFAVSLLMFICVASLVGTVLQQNRSSSNYIDQFGPFWYEVFDKFSIWHVYNSWWFLLIMGFLVVSTSVCLIRNAPKMLRDARSFREHVRASSLRAFPHRVETEEPTDVAQTSAGLKALLERLGYAVRQRQDADGVLLAAKKGSANRLGYVFAHAAMVIICIGGLLDSELPVRLQVMFGGKQPIVDNMLISEVPESGRLSVNNPSFRASVLVPEGGQASTAVVMVGDGALVQPMPFTLKLKKFVVDYYSTGMPSRFASEVEVTDPDTGKTFDSTIEVNEPLRFKGMTVYQSSFDDGGSTVVLKGYPLVGANAATFSVNGTVGKTSEVTAQTSGGPRSMGVEITAMRPINVEDLTRGDPKGANQSFAEHVASVSGSAAGKKNENLRNVGPSVEYKLIDDAGQAHEFQNYMLPMELDGATVFLAGVRNNASEPFRYLRIPADDDSSIGEFMRLRATLADPAARREAARRFAERNSPSGADRQPLQTAAERALETFASGGLQAVAAFLQANTPAADLERAADVVIRLIGASMNELRAIERERAGLPAVAVEGPDGERAAVWSRLAVAALSDLTVYPAPVFLSLADFNHVQASVFQVSRTPGKNTVYLGSLLLVLGVFSMFYIRDRRVWIWVKPQGSGSSVLAAMTSQKRTLDFNQEFERFKQALLRQKRP from the coding sequence ATGAATTCAACACGAACCCACACCCGCCCCTCTTTGCGCAGCCTGCCCGGCGACTTCTTCGAACTGCTTGGTTCGATGCGTTTTGCCGTCAGCCTGCTGATGTTCATCTGCGTGGCGAGCCTGGTGGGCACGGTGTTGCAGCAGAACCGTTCGTCCAGCAACTACATCGACCAGTTCGGGCCGTTCTGGTACGAGGTGTTCGACAAATTTTCCATCTGGCACGTCTACAACAGCTGGTGGTTTCTGCTGATCATGGGCTTTTTGGTCGTGTCGACCTCGGTGTGCCTGATCCGCAACGCGCCCAAGATGTTGCGTGACGCGCGCTCCTTCCGCGAGCACGTGCGCGCCAGCAGCCTGCGCGCCTTCCCGCATCGTGTGGAAACCGAAGAACCCACCGACGTGGCACAGACATCGGCCGGCCTGAAGGCGCTGCTTGAGCGGCTGGGCTATGCCGTACGGCAGCGGCAGGACGCCGACGGCGTGCTGCTGGCCGCCAAGAAGGGCAGCGCCAACCGCCTGGGCTACGTCTTCGCGCACGCGGCCATGGTCATCATCTGCATCGGCGGGCTGCTCGATAGCGAATTGCCGGTGCGGCTGCAGGTCATGTTTGGCGGCAAGCAGCCCATTGTGGACAACATGCTGATTTCGGAAGTGCCCGAAAGCGGCCGTTTGTCGGTCAACAACCCCAGTTTCCGTGCCAGCGTGCTGGTGCCCGAAGGCGGGCAGGCCAGCACGGCGGTGGTGATGGTGGGCGACGGCGCCTTGGTGCAGCCGATGCCCTTCACACTGAAGCTGAAGAAATTCGTGGTCGATTACTACTCGACCGGCATGCCCAGCCGCTTTGCCAGCGAAGTTGAAGTCACCGACCCGGACACGGGCAAGACCTTCGATTCCACCATCGAGGTCAACGAGCCGCTGCGCTTCAAGGGCATGACCGTGTACCAGTCCAGTTTTGACGATGGCGGCAGCACGGTGGTCTTGAAGGGCTACCCGCTGGTCGGCGCCAATGCCGCGACCTTCTCGGTGAACGGCACGGTGGGCAAGACCAGCGAAGTGACGGCGCAGACGTCGGGTGGCCCGCGCAGCATGGGTGTCGAAATCACCGCCATGCGCCCGATCAACGTCGAGGACCTGACGCGCGGTGACCCCAAGGGCGCCAACCAGAGCTTTGCCGAGCACGTGGCCTCGGTGTCCGGCAGCGCGGCGGGCAAGAAGAACGAAAACCTGCGCAACGTGGGCCCCAGCGTCGAATACAAGCTGATCGACGATGCCGGCCAGGCGCACGAATTCCAGAACTACATGCTGCCCATGGAATTGGACGGCGCCACCGTCTTCCTGGCCGGGGTACGCAACAATGCGTCGGAGCCCTTCCGTTACCTGCGCATTCCGGCCGACGACGACAGTTCCATCGGTGAATTCATGCGCTTGCGCGCCACCTTGGCCGACCCGGCCGCGCGCCGGGAAGCCGCCCGTCGTTTCGCCGAGCGCAACAGTCCGTCCGGCGCCGACCGCCAACCCTTGCAAACTGCCGCCGAGCGCGCGCTGGAAACCTTTGCCTCGGGCGGCCTGCAAGCGGTGGCCGCATTCCTGCAAGCCAACACGCCCGCTGCCGACCTGGAACGCGCCGCGGATGTGGTGATCCGGCTGATCGGGGCCAGCATGAACGAATTGCGCGCCATCGAGCGCGAGCGCGCCGGCTTGCCGGCCGTGGCCGTGGAAGGCCCGGATGGCGAACGCGCGGCCGTCTGGTCGCGCCTGGCCGTGGCGGCGCTGTCCGACCTGACGGTCTATCCGGCGCCGGTGTTCCTGTCGCTGGCGGACTTCAACCACGTGCAGGCCAGCGTATTCCAGGTCAGCCGCACGCCGGGCAAGAACACGGTCTACCTGGGCAGCCTGTTGCTGGTCCTGGGCGTGTTTTCGATGTTCTACATCCGCGACCGCCGCGTCTGGATCTGGGTCAAGCCGCAAGGCAGCGGCAGCAGCGTCCTGGCGGCCATGACGTCCCAGAAGCGTACACTCGACTTCAATCAGGAGTTTGAACGCTTCAAGCAGGCGCTGCTGCGCCAGAAGAGGCCTTAA
- the hemB gene encoding porphobilinogen synthase: protein MNPQIITPEFPVSRPRRLRRDDFTRRLVRENALTVNDLIYPVFVADGTGIEQAVPSLPGVVRYSLDTLLPVAEKCVELGIPVMALFPVIDPSLKTPDGVEATNPRGLIPRVVGELKKRFPELGILCDVALDPYTSHGQDGVIDENGYVINEITVEILVKQALTQAAAGVDMVAPSDMMDGRIGAVRKALEANGHIHTQIMAYSAKYASAFYGPFRDAVGSATNLGKSNKMAYQMDPGNLDEALREVAADLQEGADMVMVKPGMPYLDVLRRVKDTFRVPTFAYQVSGEYAMIKAAAANGWLDHDKVMMEALLAFKRAGADGILTYFAIEAATLLKAQR from the coding sequence ATGAACCCGCAGATCATCACCCCTGAATTTCCGGTTTCCCGCCCCCGCCGCCTGCGCCGCGACGACTTCACCCGCCGCCTGGTGCGCGAGAACGCGCTGACGGTCAATGACCTGATCTACCCGGTGTTCGTGGCCGACGGCACGGGCATCGAGCAAGCCGTGCCGTCCCTGCCCGGCGTGGTCCGCTATTCGCTGGATACGCTGCTGCCCGTGGCCGAGAAATGCGTCGAACTGGGCATTCCGGTGATGGCGCTGTTCCCGGTCATCGACCCGTCGCTGAAGACGCCCGACGGCGTCGAAGCGACCAACCCGCGCGGTCTGATCCCGCGCGTGGTGGGCGAATTGAAAAAACGTTTCCCCGAGCTGGGCATCCTGTGTGATGTGGCGCTGGACCCGTACACCAGCCACGGCCAGGACGGCGTCATCGACGAGAACGGCTACGTCATCAACGAAATCACGGTCGAGATCCTGGTCAAGCAGGCGCTCACGCAGGCCGCCGCAGGCGTGGACATGGTGGCCCCCAGCGACATGATGGATGGGCGCATCGGCGCGGTCCGCAAGGCACTGGAAGCCAACGGCCACATCCACACGCAGATCATGGCCTATTCGGCCAAGTACGCCAGCGCGTTCTATGGCCCGTTCCGCGACGCCGTGGGCTCGGCCACCAACCTGGGCAAGTCCAACAAAATGGCTTACCAGATGGACCCGGGCAACCTGGACGAAGCATTGCGCGAAGTGGCCGCCGATCTGCAAGAAGGCGCGGACATGGTCATGGTCAAGCCGGGCATGCCGTACCTGGACGTGCTGCGCCGCGTGAAGGACACCTTCCGCGTGCCCACGTTCGCCTACCAGGTCAGCGGTGAATACGCGATGATCAAGGCCGCCGCCGCCAATGGCTGGCTGGACCACGACAAGGTCATGATGGAAGCGCTGCTGGCGTTCAAGCGCGCCGGCGCCGACGGCATCCTGACGTACTTCGCCATCGAAGCCGCCACGCTGCTCAAAGCGCAGCGCTAA